A section of the Humulus lupulus chromosome 2, drHumLupu1.1, whole genome shotgun sequence genome encodes:
- the LOC133817734 gene encoding probable carboxylesterase 17, which produces MAAISMDPRLNYSYKNHHQNGAAVEEIQGLIRVSKDGHVERPAIIPTVPATWSLNQNIVTSKDLVMDKLTNLWARIYVPTSSPPGQLQPLLVYFHGGGFCVGSAAWSCYHEFLANLCTKANCVIVSVNYRLAPENRLPAAYEDGFNALVWIKHQGHNSFSTENRFWLSQCNMSSLFLAGDSAGASIAYHVATRLAASDDAVLRPFRLKGVILIQPFVGGELRTGSEKYGSQTANSALTLSASDTYWRLSLPLGANRDHPWCNPVININADSAKLRFNVAVMVCVSEMDILRDRNLELCNALASSGKKVEMVMYKGVGHAFQILHNSNFSQLRTQEMLSHIKTFIHQ; this is translated from the coding sequence ATGGCTGCTATTTCCATGGACCCACGTCTCAACTACTCATACAAGAACCACCACCAAAATGGAGCCGCCGTGGAAGAGATCCAAGGCCTGATTCGAGTTTCAAAAGACGGCCACGTCGAAAGGCCGGCCATCATCCCCACTGTCCCCGCCACATGGTCactaaaccaaaacattgtcaCATCAAAGGACCTTGTGATGGACAAACTCACCAACCTATGGGCGCGCATTTACGTGCCTACAAGCTCTCCGCCGGGCCAGCTTCAACCTTTGCTCGTCTACTTCCACGGCGGTGGCTTCTGCGTGGGCTCCGCCGCCTGGAGCTGCTACCATGAGTTCTTGGCAAACCTTTGTACCAAAGCTAACTGCGTCATCGTCTCCGTGAATTACCGTTTAGCCCCCGAGAACCGGCTTCCGGCTGCTTACGAGGACGGTTTCAACGCCCTCGTGTGGATCAAACACCAAGGTCATAATAGTTTTAGTACTGAGAACAGGTTCTGGTTAAGCCAATGTAACATGTCAAGCCTGTTCTTGGCTGGGGACAGCGCTGGAGCAAGCATAGCCTACCACGTCGCCACTCGGCTAGCCGCCTCGGACGACGCAGTTTTGAGGCCGTTTCGGCTGAAGGGTGTGATTctgattcaaccctttgttggtGGTGAGTTGAGAACAGGGTCGGAGAAGTATGGCAGTCAAACAGCGAACTCGGCGTTGACTCTCTCTGCTTCCGACACGTATTGGAGACTGTCGTTGCCTTTGGGTGCGAACCGGGACCACCCTTGGTGCAACCCTGTGATTAATATCAATGCAGACTCGGCCAAGTTGCGGTTTAATGTGGCTGTAATGGTGTGTGTTTCGGAGATGGATATATTGAGGGACAGAAACTTGGAGCTGTGTAACGCTTTGGCTAGCTCAgggaagaaggtggaaatggttaTGTATAAAGGGGTTGGTCATGCATTTCAAATCCTGCATAACTCTAATTTTTCTCAACTTCGAACTCAGGAAATGTTGTCCCATATCAAAACTTTTATCCATCAATAA